TTGTCTTCATTCCTATTCCCCACCCAAGCCCTTGGCACACCTTGTAAAGATTACCATAATCTAATTCCACTTTCCTCCAGGTAATCTAATTCCACTTTCCTCCAGGTTCACGTTAGCTCCCCAATAACCTACACATCATAAACTACTATGTGTCTTCCATTATAAATTCTTCTAATACCACAAATAATTTGGCCAGTGAGCCAGGCTCTCTCAGGTGGCTGTCTTTGCAGACGTCCTGGCCCACTGCAGCTCNNNNNNNNNNCATAGGGGCGCCTGAGTTATGCTGACAGGAGCGTGAGATGGCAGAATGGACAGAATTAACTAGGATAAATTCCTTTCTATATTAGTTGTTCACAGTAGACCTGGAAAATCCCATCTTATCACTTCTGTGGACTGTGGGTNNNNNNNNNNCCCTGTATTATAGGACACCAATAGAcaaatatccatttttaaaacatgcatatacaatTTAAACTACTGTCCTGTGTCCCAGCCCACCACCCCAGGAGATTCCAGTACGTCTTAAGGCTGTGTTCCACAGACTTCAGAGGGCAGCTTTTTTCAATGCCTCTTGCTTGCTCAATCTGCCTCAAGCTTGCCTTGTGCTACCATGGTACAGTTTGTGTGTGCTCCTCTTCAAATGAACACTGCTGGTATTCTCTCACAAGTGAATTTTCCAAGCTAAATCCCCTGCTACTCAGAACTCATCACTTCTGTGTTTATGTTGTGTATCTTAGGCAGAGTGGTGAATGTATCAAGCCTAATAAGTCTTGAGGCCCTGAAAAAGTGCAGCCCAGAGCTGCAGCAGAAGTTTCGANNNNNNNNNNTCACAGAGGAGGAGCTGGTGGGGCTCATGAACAAGTTTCTGGAGGATACAAAGAAAGGAGTCCATGCTAAAGAAGGCTGGCCTAATAGTGCATACGGGGTGTCCAAGATTGGGGTGACAGTCCTGTCCAGAATCCATGCGAAGAAACTCAANNNNNNNNNNNNNNNNNNNNNNNNNNNNNNNNNNNNCCTGAACGCCTGCTGCCCTGGATGGGTCAGAACCGACATGGCAGGACCAAAAGCCACCAAAAGCccagaagaaggagcagagaccCCCGTGTACTTGACCCTTTTGCCCCCAGATGCAGAGGGGCCTCATGGGCAGTTTGTTCAAGATAAAAAAGTTGAACAATGGTGAACCCAACTCTTTGCACAGCTCCCATTGTAGCCTGTCCTAAAGGGGACAGTTCTAGTCTTAATTCTATGATGTCTTGTGATTTCCTCAGGGATGGAAATTATGAATGAAAATcaagatggagaaaataattctttatgtgtattcatttattttgtgcgtgtttgtatgtgtatgttagacatgtagatgcatgcatgcataataTGTGTATGTTAGACACATGGATACATGGATGCATGGCATGAGCATAGAAGTTAGAAGAATATCTTAGCCTGGATGCTCAAGCCAcctcctctttgtttttaatttttaagaaaaggcTGTGATAGCTTTTAAACTATTTGTATTCATTGAGAACATCATACAGGCATATAATATTTTTTGATCCTATTCATCTTCTGCTTTTCCCCCTTACTCCACAGTTTTCCCACCATGTCCAACTTtgtgttgtgtttatttttcctgctgctgctgcttttaaaCAAGCCTGGTTGAACTACCAGAGggcacatccttaaagaaaactgattctcctccccactcccagaaGCTGTCACTTAAGGGCAGGGGCGTACGGGGCTTCCCCACTCTGTGCCAGAATGCTGCCGGGCAAGCACAGCTGCTGTGGGGGTGGGTTCATGAGTCACATGGTCCATCCTGTCAGGTCCAGAAGCCCCTGATGAGCTCTGCTcttccctgacctctggctcttagaatctttcttcctcttcttccgtAACAGCCTAAGTCTTGGGTTAGGGTGACAGAGCTGTCCTTTGGGTGTGAGCACCCTACAGACACTTTCTCTCCACACTTAGACAAATTATGAGTTTCTTCCTTTACCATTatccactgcacaaagaaatcTCTGTAGTGAAGACTGTGAGCTAAACTAATCTACAGGTATAGAGTTAAAGGGCAGTTATAAACTATGTCcaattagcaaaataatagtagtagatttaACATTGTGGGCTCTGAGTTCCTCAACCAGACTTACAACCCNNNNNNNNNNTTTCACCTTGTGGAGCAGGCCTTtagtcagcagttctcaacctataggtCACAACCCCCACAgagtcatatatcagatatcctgcataccagattacattatgattcgtaacagtagcaaaattagaggtatgaagttgcaacaaaatacttttatggttgggggtcaccacagcgtGAGGACCTGTATTACAGGGccccagcattaggaagactgaggcCTACTACCATAAATCTAATCAGAAATCGGTTGAGTGCCCCCCTAACATTCACACTCCTTTTGCACCTTGGGTATATCCTGCTATGTTTGTCACACACAGGGCTCACACTGAGGTGAGACTGCTCGTGACCTTTTCTACCACCATGTTCTGGCAGGTAATCAAGAGCAGTTCAAAATCCTGTATTGTTTGGGAGTATCCAGAATACCACTGATTAATAACTCAA
This genomic window from Mastomys coucha isolate ucsf_1 unplaced genomic scaffold, UCSF_Mcou_1 pScaffold12, whole genome shotgun sequence contains:
- the LOC116086159 gene encoding carbonyl reductase [NADPH] 1-like — protein: MPSSSRVALVTGANKGIGFAITRDLCRKFSGDVVLTARDEXXXXAAVQQLQAEGLSPRFHQLDIDDPQSIRTLRDFLLKEYGGLDVLVNNAGIAYKGTDLTHFHNLREAVMKTNFFGTQAVCTELLPLTKTQGRVVNVSSLISLEALKKCSPELQQKFRXXXXTEEELVGLMNKFLEDTKKGVHAKEGWPNSAYGVSKIGVTVLSRIHAKKLXXXXXXXXXXXXXLNACCPGWVRTDMAGPKATKSPEEGAETPVYLTLLPPDAEGPHGQFVQDKKVEQW